The Parashewanella spongiae genome has a window encoding:
- a CDS encoding acetolactate synthase large subunit: MKTSDLFVKALENEGVEYIYGIPGEENLDFLNSLKNSPIKLILTRHEQTAGFMAATYGRLTGKPGVCLSTLGPGATNFVTAAAYAQLGAMPMIMLGGQKPIRTSNQGRFQLVDVVGLMKPITKYSEQISDGSNVSCVIRDTFRICSEERPGAAYIELPEDIAQTDTNTTVFDVIDYQLPQATDESLNKAVKMIQEANMPLLLIGAGANRKHSTKALTDFINKTGIYFFNTQMGKGVIDERHPQCLGTAALSKDDFLHCAIDRADLIVNVGHDIIEKPPFLMKKGGTKVIHINTCSARNDEVYFPQQVIVGDINYSVEQLTRRLNTLCQNSDYFRRVKDYVSEKIAKYADDERFPMLPQRLVKILRETLDDADIITLDNGIYKIWFARNYPCYSNNTLLLDNALATMGAGLPSALVAKQLNPTKKVISVNGDGGFMMNSQELETAVRMNLNLVVIILNDSAYGMIKWKQEGKGFDDYGLDFNNPDFVAYANSFGAIGHRPIDHNDFLNILSNALNSSGVHVIDLPIDYSMNHQILNIITKESQCII; encoded by the coding sequence ATGAAGACCTCCGACTTGTTTGTAAAAGCGTTAGAAAATGAAGGCGTTGAATATATTTATGGTATTCCTGGTGAAGAAAATCTCGATTTTTTGAATTCACTCAAAAACTCTCCGATTAAACTTATTCTTACTCGTCATGAACAGACTGCGGGATTCATGGCCGCCACTTATGGCAGGCTCACTGGTAAGCCGGGGGTATGCCTATCAACATTGGGGCCTGGTGCCACGAACTTTGTTACCGCCGCCGCCTACGCTCAACTTGGTGCGATGCCGATGATTATGTTAGGTGGCCAAAAACCAATAAGAACAAGCAACCAAGGCCGATTTCAGTTAGTGGATGTTGTTGGATTAATGAAGCCAATTACCAAGTATTCCGAACAAATCTCCGATGGCAGTAACGTTTCTTGCGTGATTAGAGACACCTTTAGGATTTGCAGTGAAGAACGCCCTGGGGCGGCATATATTGAGCTTCCTGAAGACATTGCCCAAACTGACACAAACACTACCGTTTTCGATGTTATCGATTATCAATTGCCTCAAGCAACTGACGAAAGCCTCAATAAAGCGGTGAAAATGATTCAAGAAGCAAACATGCCACTTCTGTTGATCGGCGCTGGAGCTAACCGGAAGCATTCCACCAAAGCTCTTACGGACTTTATTAACAAAACTGGGATCTATTTTTTTAATACCCAAATGGGAAAAGGCGTGATTGATGAAAGACATCCTCAATGCCTCGGCACCGCAGCACTGTCAAAGGATGATTTTTTACATTGTGCCATTGACCGCGCAGATCTTATTGTCAATGTTGGACACGATATTATTGAAAAACCGCCATTTTTAATGAAAAAAGGCGGTACTAAAGTTATTCACATTAATACTTGTTCTGCAAGAAACGATGAAGTTTACTTCCCTCAGCAAGTAATAGTCGGAGACATTAATTACAGCGTTGAGCAGTTAACGAGGCGGCTAAACACCCTATGTCAGAACTCAGATTATTTCAGGCGAGTTAAAGATTATGTCAGTGAAAAAATAGCCAAATATGCTGACGATGAACGCTTCCCGATGCTGCCCCAACGATTAGTAAAAATTCTTCGAGAAACATTAGACGATGCAGATATTATCACTCTAGATAACGGCATTTATAAGATATGGTTTGCTAGAAATTACCCTTGTTATAGCAACAATACACTACTGCTGGATAACGCACTTGCCACAATGGGGGCGGGATTGCCGTCAGCGCTCGTAGCAAAACAACTTAATCCGACCAAAAAAGTCATCTCTGTTAATGGTGATGGTGGGTTTATGATGAACTCACAAGAATTAGAAACTGCTGTTCGAATGAATTTAAATCTGGTTGTGATTATTTTAAATGACAGTGCTTACGGAATGATCAAATGGAAACAAGAAGGCAAAGGTTTCGATGACTACGGGCTAGATTTTAACAACCCCGACTTTGTCGCTTATGCGAATAGTTTTGGTGCAATCGGCCATCGTCCTATTGATCATAATGACTTTTTGAATATTTTATCAAATGCACTTAACTCATCAGGAGTTCACGTAATCGATTTACCAATTGATTACTCAATGAACCATCAAATATTGAATATCATCACTAAAGAGAGTCAATGCATTATTTGA
- the nlpI gene encoding lipoprotein NlpI: protein MLMKRNLHVLLAVLGMNLLVGCVSTNNTTALLIEPALPEQKAEINIARLNEILTTVKLTQEQKARFHYERGVSYDKVGLRLLARYDFQQALKLEPTLADAYNFLGIYYTQEGNFNNAYEAFDAVLELAPNYDYAHLNRGISLYYGGRNDLAFTDLKTFYEANPKDGYRSLWLYIVQREQDADAASIELKKHRQTLNDDEWSTSIVDYYLGDISEYQLLEHAKLNIDIEGVPAEKVYAEHLCEAYFYMAKQAALNGNKAKAAQWLKLTLATEVHYFVEYRYAGIELINLERE, encoded by the coding sequence ATCTTAATGAAACGAAACTTGCATGTTCTTTTGGCTGTACTTGGCATGAATCTACTTGTTGGTTGCGTATCAACAAATAATACGACTGCTTTGTTAATCGAGCCTGCGTTGCCGGAGCAAAAAGCTGAAATTAATATCGCCAGATTAAATGAAATATTAACTACGGTAAAACTCACTCAGGAGCAAAAGGCAAGATTTCATTATGAGCGCGGTGTGTCATACGACAAAGTTGGGCTGAGGTTATTGGCTCGCTATGATTTTCAGCAAGCATTAAAATTAGAACCTACTTTAGCGGATGCCTACAATTTTTTAGGTATTTATTACACGCAAGAAGGTAATTTTAATAACGCCTATGAAGCTTTTGATGCGGTATTAGAACTCGCTCCCAATTATGACTATGCTCATCTTAACCGTGGTATTTCATTGTATTATGGTGGTCGTAATGATCTCGCTTTTACGGATTTGAAAACCTTTTATGAGGCAAACCCGAAGGATGGCTATCGTTCATTATGGCTGTATATCGTTCAACGTGAACAAGACGCTGACGCGGCATCAATTGAACTCAAAAAACATCGTCAAACTCTGAATGATGACGAATGGTCAACCTCAATTGTAGATTATTACTTAGGTGATATTTCAGAGTATCAATTACTGGAACACGCAAAATTGAATATTGATATAGAAGGCGTACCAGCAGAAAAAGTTTATGCAGAACATTTGTGTGAAGCGTATTTTTATATGGCGAAACAAGCGGCTTTAAATGGTAACAAGGCTAAAGCAGCGCAGTGGTTGAAGTTAACATTAGCTACAGAAGTGCATTATTTTGTTGAATATCGCTACGCAGGAATTGAGCTGATTAACCTTGAGCGAGAATAA
- the ltrA gene encoding group II intron reverse transcriptase/maturase → MANTPVNIRILQRKLYLRSKLNSELRFYSLYDKLSRLDILEEAYRRCKANKGGAGIDGITFSYLEQQKKVVALLKEIQTQLQQKNYRPSPVKRVEILKDNGKTRKLGIPIISDRIVQMAMTIVMQPVYEPHLHEHSYGYRPCRSAQQAVKVIEMSLKQGYQHVLDADLSAYFDTIPHAKLMTKIERRISDSSFLSLLKSFIKAPISIETVNRKWRIEASRCGTPQGGVISPLLANIYLNDFCLKIHEKTPCKIVTYADDFVVLHKQTYTQEQLDWITQQLSDEGLKLNQSKTHCVDMGKLMNEFDFLGFNFQRITGLIKGTSYIKIEASKKSQTKLKNKIRDIVKHRTSNTLGVLINKVNQVLRGWKHYFGGIGYPRGVFFRINGFVVNRFYRWHRRLSQRRSKYLSRGAYEKLRQAGLEYLPTTR, encoded by the coding sequence ATGGCTAACACTCCAGTAAATATCAGAATATTACAGCGAAAACTTTACTTACGCTCAAAGCTTAACTCGGAGCTACGATTTTACAGCTTGTACGATAAACTCAGTCGCCTAGATATACTCGAAGAAGCCTATCGACGATGCAAAGCCAATAAAGGCGGAGCAGGAATTGATGGCATCACATTCAGTTATCTAGAGCAGCAAAAGAAAGTCGTTGCGCTGTTAAAAGAAATTCAAACTCAATTACAACAGAAAAACTATCGACCTAGCCCAGTCAAACGAGTAGAAATACTCAAAGACAACGGCAAAACGCGGAAACTTGGGATCCCGATAATCAGTGACAGAATTGTGCAAATGGCGATGACAATAGTGATGCAACCCGTCTACGAACCTCATTTACATGAACACAGTTATGGCTACCGACCATGTCGAAGCGCCCAGCAAGCGGTAAAAGTCATTGAAATGAGCCTAAAACAAGGCTACCAGCACGTACTCGATGCTGACTTGAGTGCCTATTTCGATACCATCCCGCACGCTAAGTTGATGACAAAAATAGAAAGGCGAATAAGCGACAGCAGCTTTCTGAGTTTACTGAAAAGCTTTATCAAAGCGCCCATCAGCATAGAGACGGTCAACAGAAAATGGCGAATAGAAGCAAGCCGATGTGGCACTCCGCAAGGCGGAGTTATCTCTCCACTACTGGCTAACATCTATCTCAACGATTTCTGTTTGAAAATACACGAAAAAACACCGTGTAAAATCGTTACCTATGCAGATGATTTTGTTGTACTTCATAAGCAAACCTACACACAAGAGCAACTGGACTGGATAACACAGCAATTAAGTGATGAAGGTCTGAAGCTAAATCAAAGTAAAACCCACTGTGTGGATATGGGAAAGCTGATGAATGAGTTTGATTTCCTCGGTTTTAACTTTCAACGGATCACAGGCCTCATCAAAGGCACCAGTTACATCAAGATAGAGGCGTCTAAGAAGAGCCAAACAAAGCTGAAAAATAAAATCAGAGACATAGTGAAACACCGAACCTCAAATACACTTGGCGTACTGATAAATAAGGTTAATCAAGTTCTGAGGGGATGGAAACACTATTTTGGTGGGATAGGTTATCCCAGAGGTGTATTTTTCAGAATAAATGGATTTGTAGTAAACCGGTTCTATCGCTGGCATCGTCGCTTAAGTCAACGTCGAAGCAAGTATCTATCACGAGGTGCTTACGAAAAATTACGCCAAGCTGGTCTTGAGTATTTACCCACGACAAGATGA
- the pnp gene encoding polyribonucleotide nucleotidyltransferase encodes MNPIVKSFEYGQHTVTLETGVIARQADAAVLASMGDTTVLVTVVGKKVAEPGRDFFPLTVNYQEKTYAAGKIPGGFFKREGRPGEDETLIARLIDRPIRPLFPNGFKNEVQVIITVVSVDPQIEPDIVSMIGTSAALSISGIPFNGPLGAARVGYVNGEYTLNPLVDSMADSQLDLVVSGTDSAVLMVESEADALAEEIMLGAVVYGHEQQQVVVNAIKEFKAEVNTPEWEWTAPAVDEELKAKIADLAENGIGEAYNIVAKHERRDAVTEVKNAAKEALLEANPDVCLRTVDDLLSSLEKNIVRGRIIRGEPRIDGREPDMIRALNVLAGVLPRTHGSAVFTRGETQALVTCTLGTERDAQKIDSIMGERVNRFMLHYNFPPYSVGETGMVGSPKRREIGHGKLAWRGMKAVMPSESEFPYSVRVVSEITESNGSSSMASVCGTSLALMDAGVPIKTSVAGIAMGLVKEGDDFVVLSDILGDEDHLGDMDFKVAGTNGGITALQMDIKIEGITKEIMDIALQQALGARIHILNVMDSAIGSHREEISDHAPRITTIKINPEKIRDVIGKGGAVIRALTEETNTTIELDDDGTVRIASASGDDTREAIRRIEELTSEVEVGTIYKGKVIRIVDFGAFVNILPGKDGLVHISQISEERVANVSDHLEVNQEVDVKVMEVDRQGRVRLSIKEAKPAAE; translated from the coding sequence GTGAATCCTATTGTAAAGAGTTTTGAATACGGTCAGCATACCGTCACTCTGGAAACCGGAGTAATTGCACGTCAAGCTGACGCAGCTGTACTAGCAAGTATGGGCGACACAACAGTGTTGGTTACTGTAGTTGGAAAGAAAGTAGCCGAGCCAGGTCGTGACTTTTTTCCTTTGACAGTTAACTATCAGGAAAAAACGTATGCTGCCGGCAAAATCCCAGGTGGATTCTTCAAGCGAGAAGGTCGTCCTGGTGAAGATGAAACTCTGATTGCACGTCTGATTGACCGTCCAATTCGTCCATTGTTTCCAAATGGTTTTAAAAACGAAGTTCAAGTAATCATCACAGTTGTTTCTGTTGATCCGCAAATTGAGCCAGACATTGTTTCGATGATTGGTACATCTGCGGCGCTTTCTATTTCTGGTATTCCATTTAATGGCCCATTAGGCGCAGCCCGTGTTGGTTATGTGAATGGTGAATACACGCTTAACCCACTTGTTGATTCAATGGCAGACAGCCAGCTGGATCTTGTTGTTTCAGGTACTGATTCAGCAGTTTTGATGGTTGAGTCAGAAGCCGATGCTTTGGCTGAAGAAATCATGCTTGGTGCTGTAGTTTATGGTCATGAACAGCAACAAGTTGTCGTTAATGCGATTAAAGAGTTTAAAGCTGAAGTTAATACTCCTGAGTGGGAATGGACAGCTCCAGCGGTAGATGAAGAGTTAAAAGCGAAAATTGCTGATTTAGCGGAAAATGGCATCGGCGAAGCTTATAACATCGTTGCTAAGCATGAGCGTCGTGATGCCGTAACTGAAGTTAAAAATGCGGCTAAAGAAGCATTACTTGAAGCAAACCCAGATGTTTGTTTAAGAACCGTTGACGACTTATTAAGTAGCTTAGAAAAGAATATTGTTCGTGGTCGTATTATCCGTGGTGAACCACGTATCGATGGTCGTGAACCAGACATGATCCGCGCGTTGAACGTGTTGGCAGGTGTATTACCGCGTACTCACGGTAGTGCAGTATTTACACGTGGTGAAACTCAGGCGCTTGTGACTTGTACGCTCGGTACTGAACGTGATGCACAGAAAATTGACAGCATCATGGGTGAGCGTGTAAACCGTTTCATGCTTCACTATAATTTCCCTCCGTATTCAGTGGGTGAAACAGGCATGGTAGGCTCACCTAAGCGTCGTGAAATCGGTCATGGTAAATTAGCTTGGCGTGGCATGAAGGCGGTAATGCCTTCTGAATCAGAATTCCCATACAGTGTTCGCGTTGTTTCTGAAATCACTGAATCAAATGGTTCGAGCTCAATGGCTTCTGTTTGTGGTACTTCATTGGCTCTTATGGATGCCGGTGTACCTATCAAGACTTCTGTTGCAGGTATTGCTATGGGTCTTGTTAAAGAAGGCGACGATTTCGTTGTACTTTCTGACATCTTGGGAGATGAAGATCACCTTGGTGATATGGACTTTAAAGTTGCTGGAACAAACGGCGGTATCACAGCTCTTCAGATGGATATCAAAATTGAAGGTATCACTAAAGAGATTATGGACATCGCTCTGCAACAAGCGCTTGGTGCTCGTATTCATATCTTGAACGTGATGGATTCAGCGATAGGTTCACATCGTGAAGAAATTTCTGATCATGCTCCACGTATCACAACGATCAAAATCAATCCTGAAAAAATCCGTGATGTTATCGGTAAAGGTGGCGCGGTAATTCGTGCATTAACTGAAGAAACCAACACCACGATTGAATTGGATGATGATGGTACAGTACGTATTGCTTCTGCAAGTGGCGATGACACTCGTGAAGCTATTCGTCGCATCGAAGAGCTTACTTCAGAAGTTGAAGTTGGTACTATCTACAAAGGTAAAGTTATCCGTATCGTCGATTTCGGTGCTTTTGTTAACATTCTTCCAGGTAAAGATGGTCTAGTACACATTTCACAAATTAGTGAAGAACGTGTTGCTAACGTTTCCGATCACTTAGAAGTGAATCAAGAAGTCGATGTAAAAGTAATGGAAGTCGATCGCCAAGGTCGCGTTCGTCTATCGATTAAAGAAGCAAAGCCTGCTGCTGAGTAA